A region of Oryctolagus cuniculus chromosome 3, mOryCun1.1, whole genome shotgun sequence DNA encodes the following proteins:
- the CCDC115 gene encoding coiled-coil domain-containing protein 115: MAARDVRTELDSLILQLLADLEELEAKRAALNGRVEEGWLSLAQARYAMGVKSVGPLQYASRMEPQVCVCASEAPDGLQNLRVVRAGAQIPEEVGPREAALRRRKGPTKTPEPESTTAPQDPLNWFGILVPHSLRQAQASFRDGLQLAGDIATLQIRISWGQSQLRKLQEKLRQLEPGAA; encoded by the exons ATGGCGGCCCGGGACGTGCGGACGGAACTGGATTCGCTGATCCTGCAGCTGCTCGCGGACTTGGAGGAGCTGGAGGCGAAACGGGCGGCGCTGAACGGCCGTGTGGAGGAG GGCTGGCTGTCGCTCGCCCAGGCGCGCTACGCCATGGGTGTCAAGTCGGTAGGCCCCCTGCAGTACGCCTCCCGCATGGAGCCCCAGGTGTGCGTGTGCGCCAG CGAGGCCCCGGACGGACTCCAGAACTTGCGAGTGGTGAGAGCCGGCGCCCAGATTCCGGAGGAGGTGGGGCCCCGCGAGGCAG CTCTGCGCCGGCGCAAGGGCCCCACCAAGACGCCGGAGCCTGAGTCTACCACAGCGCCCCAGGACCCCCTGAACTGGTTTGGAATCCTGGTTCCTCACAGTCTGCGGCAGGCGCAAGCCAGTTTCCGGGATG GCCTGCAGCTGGCTGGGGACATTGCCACCCTCCAGATCCGCATCAGCTGGGGTCAGAGCCAGCTCCGGAAGCTCCAGGAGAAACTCAGGCAGCTTGAACCTGGGGCTGCCTGA